The Candidatus Lernaella stagnicola genome includes a window with the following:
- the dnaJ gene encoding molecular chaperone DnaJ — translation MVRKDYYEILGVARNASDAEIKSAYRKIALASHPDRNPDDPEAEKRFKEASEAYQVLSDPEKRRIYDTYGHDGLKGQGYQGFSNFEDIFSSMGGIFEEFFNLGGSRRRSGPRRGTDLRYDLELDFEEAVFGVTKEVDIERYATCKRCQGSRMEPDTEAVSCPTCGGAGQVRRNQGFFTLTTTCPHCRGAGKIIQHPCRECNGTGKQIEMSQVSVNIPAGVEDGNRLRVAGKGEGGERGGPVGDLYIFLHVLEHEFFQRRGNDLLAELPVNFCQASLGAEVEVPTLEGKTTVRIPKGTQVGQSIKISGQGVPHIQGYGRGDLIFFVNVAIPKKLNKRQEELLREFIACSPENGRAAKKGKQKESWLDRIRDIALG, via the coding sequence ATGGTCCGTAAGGACTACTATGAAATACTTGGCGTAGCGCGAAACGCCAGCGACGCCGAAATCAAATCGGCCTACCGCAAAATCGCCCTCGCCAGCCACCCCGACCGAAATCCCGACGACCCCGAAGCCGAAAAACGATTCAAAGAAGCCAGCGAAGCCTACCAAGTACTCTCCGATCCCGAAAAACGGCGTATCTACGACACCTACGGCCACGACGGGCTGAAGGGACAGGGATACCAGGGATTCTCGAATTTCGAAGACATCTTCTCCTCGATGGGCGGCATCTTCGAGGAATTCTTCAACTTAGGCGGCAGCCGGCGGCGTAGCGGCCCGCGGCGCGGCACCGATTTGCGATACGATTTGGAACTCGATTTCGAGGAAGCCGTGTTCGGTGTCACCAAGGAAGTGGATATCGAACGCTACGCAACTTGCAAGCGCTGCCAGGGGTCGCGGATGGAACCGGACACCGAGGCCGTCTCCTGCCCCACCTGCGGCGGCGCCGGCCAAGTGCGGCGCAACCAAGGCTTTTTCACGTTGACTACGACCTGTCCCCACTGCCGCGGAGCGGGGAAAATCATCCAGCACCCCTGCCGCGAATGCAACGGCACCGGCAAGCAAATCGAGATGTCGCAAGTCTCGGTGAACATTCCCGCCGGCGTCGAAGACGGCAATCGGTTGCGGGTGGCCGGCAAAGGCGAAGGCGGCGAACGCGGCGGCCCGGTGGGCGATTTGTACATTTTCCTGCACGTATTGGAACACGAATTCTTCCAGCGTCGCGGCAACGACCTATTGGCCGAACTGCCGGTCAACTTTTGCCAAGCGTCTCTGGGCGCGGAAGTCGAAGTGCCAACCCTCGAGGGAAAAACGACGGTAAGGATTCCCAAAGGCACGCAAGTGGGTCAGTCGATCAAGATTTCGGGACAAGGCGTGCCTCACATACAGGGATACGGCCGGGGCGACTTGATCTTTTTTGTCAACGTGGCGATTCCCAAGAAGCTCAACAAACGCCAAGAAGAGCTGCTGCGGGAATTCATCGCGTGCTCGCCCGAGAACGGCCGCGCCGCGAAAAAAGGCAAACAGAAAGAAAGCTGGCTGGACCGCATCAGGGATATCGCGTTAGGTTAG
- a CDS encoding flagellar brake protein has product MAKTSSEKTESLIFNKGEVAPNFQVGIPVFIELIQKKRRLRAQALVVGWSPKQVLITTLPMDNRMLIIPTGSELIVRYLLEGTVYGFITRLLHKQQGPFAMWLLEYPEVVEVKNLRRSPRIPLYLKVHTEDGEEWDMLDVSLFGAAMATEENQFLGDDVSLRFTLPDGSEIEDLSCKVVRVNYSDQESIIGVQFDEKDLEALAKIRGYIEGCLRRQELTKGGS; this is encoded by the coding sequence ATGGCCAAAACTTCAAGCGAAAAAACCGAATCTTTGATTTTCAACAAAGGGGAAGTCGCGCCGAACTTCCAGGTCGGTATTCCCGTGTTCATTGAATTGATTCAAAAAAAGCGGCGCCTTCGCGCGCAGGCTTTGGTTGTCGGTTGGTCCCCGAAGCAAGTGCTGATCACCACGTTACCGATGGATAATCGTATGCTGATTATCCCCACAGGTTCCGAATTGATCGTTCGCTACCTGCTGGAAGGCACGGTGTACGGTTTCATCACCCGCCTGCTGCACAAACAGCAAGGGCCCTTCGCCATGTGGTTGCTGGAATACCCCGAAGTCGTGGAAGTGAAAAACCTGCGGCGCAGCCCGCGAATCCCGCTGTACCTCAAAGTTCACACCGAAGATGGCGAAGAGTGGGACATGCTGGACGTCTCCCTTTTCGGCGCCGCCATGGCCACCGAAGAAAACCAGTTCCTCGGCGATGACGTGAGTTTGCGCTTCACGCTGCCCGACGGGTCCGAAATCGAGGACCTGTCCTGTAAAGTCGTCCGCGTGAATTACTCCGACCAGGAAAGCATCATCGGCGTGCAGTTCGACGAGAAAGATCTCGAAGCGCTAGCCAAAATTCGCGGTTACATCGAAGGTTGCCTACGCCGCCAGGAGTTGACCAAGGGCGGATCCTGA